In Chlorocebus sabaeus isolate Y175 chromosome 5, mChlSab1.0.hap1, whole genome shotgun sequence, one genomic interval encodes:
- the PLEKHG4 gene encoding puratrophin-1 isoform X5 has translation MERPLEDGDESPDSQGHATDWRFAVCSFRDAWEEEEPASQMHIKDPGPPRPPTGAAQDEGLQDSPLSRKLQLLLAADELGDPQRGKVESSSVLSEGPGPSGVESLLCPMSSHLNLAQGEGDTPGVGLVVDPGPSRVMPSGLSPGGLDSNSVGLGDPLSEKSSKLLEAAPSGSSLTKPADCLLAQDLCWELLASGMATLPGTRDVQGRAVLLLCAHSPAWLQPECSSQELIRLLLYLRSIPRPEVQALGLTVLVDARICSPSSSLFSGLSRLQEAAPGAVYQVLLVGSTLLKEVPSGLQLEQLPSQSLLTHIPTAGLPTSLGGGLPYCHRAWLDFRRRLEALLQNCQAACALLQGAIESVKAVPQPMESGEVGQLLQQTEVLMQQVLDSPRLAWLQCQGGRELTWLKQEVPEVTLSPDYRTAMDKADELYDRVDGLLHQLTLQSNQRIQALELVQTLEAQEGGLHQIEVWLQQVGWPALEEPGQPSLDMLLQAQGSFRELYEVAQEQVRQGEKFLQPLTGWEAAELGPPGARFLALRAQLTEFSRALAQRCQRLADAERLFQLFREASMWAEEGQRVLAELEQERPGVVLQQLQLHWTRHPDLPPAHFRKMWALATGLGSEAIRQECRWAWARCQDTWLALDQKLEASLKLPPVGSTASLCVSQVPTAPAHPPLRKAYSFDRNLGQSLSEPARHRHHAATIAACCRPEAGGGAPPQASPTVPPPGSSDPRSPNRLQLVLAEMVATEREYVRALEYTMENYFPELDRPDVPQGLRGQRAHLFGNLEKLRDFHCHFFLRELEACTRHPPRVAYAFLRHRVQFGMYALYSKNKPRSDALMSSYGHTFFKDKQQALGDHLDLASYLLKPIQRMGKYALLLQELARACGGPTQELSALREAQSLVHFQLRHGNDLLAMDAIQGCDVNLKEQGQLVRQDEFVVRTGRHKSVRRIFLFEELLLFSKPRHGPTGVDTFAYKRSFKMADLGLTECCGDSNLRFEIWFRRRKARDTFVLQASSLAIKQAWTADISRLLWRQAVHNKEVRMAEMVSMGVGNKAFRDIAPSEEAINDRTINCVLKCRAPEDSEVSSQCPSASGSSGSDSSCVSGQALGRGLEDLSCV, from the exons ATGGAAAGGCCCCTGGAGGATGGGGATGAGTCCCCAGACTCCCAGGGCCATGCCACCGACTGGAGATTTGCTGTGTGCAGTTTCAGGGATGCCTGGGAAGAGGAGGAACCTGCTTCCCAGATGCACATTAAGGACCCGGGTCCTCCAAGACCACCAACTGGGGCCGCCCAGGATGAGGGGCTACAGGACAGCCCCTTGTCCAGGAAGCTTCAGTTACTCCTGGCTGCAGATGAGTTGGGGGATCCCCAGAGGGGCAAAGTAGAAAGCTCCTCAGTCCTGTCAGAAGGGCCAGGTCCCTCTGGAGTGGAGAGCCTCCTATGCCCcatgtcctcccacctcaacttggCACAGGGTGAGGGTGACACCCCAGGGGTAGGGTTGGTAGTGGACCCAGGTCCAAGCAGGGTGATGCCATCTGGCTTGAGCCCTGGGGGATTGGACAGCAACTCTGTGGGCCTTGGAGACCCTTTATCAGAGAAATCATCAAAGCTGCTGGAGGCAG CCCCCAGTGGATCCAGCCTCACTAAGCCTGCTGACTGCCTCTTGGCCCAAGACCTCTGTTGGGAGCTGCTGGCCAGTGGTATGGCCACCTTGCCAG GGACTCGGGATGTCCAAGGCCGGGCAGTACTGCTTCTGTGTGCCCACAGCCCAGCCTGGCTTCAGCCTGAGTGCAGCAGCCAGGAACTCATCCGCCTCCTGCTGTACCTGCGAAGCATCCCCAG GCCCGAAGTACAGGCACTGGGACTGACAGTGCTAGTTGATGCCCGAATTTGTTCCCCAAGTTCTTCCCTCTTCTCTGGGCTCAGCCGACTACAA GAAGCAGCCCCAGGGGCCGTGTACCAGGTGCTGCTAGTGGGAAGCACGCTGCTGAAGGAAGTGCCTTCCGGGCTGCAG CTGGAGCAGTTGCCCTCTCAAAGCCTGCTGACCCACATCCCAACGGCAGGGCTGCCCACTTCACTAGGAGGAGGCCTGCCTTACTGCCACCGGGCCTGGCTGGATTTCCGGAGG CGGCTGGAAGCCCTACTGCAGAACTGCCAGGCGGCTTGTGCCCTGCTCCAGGGGGCCATCGAAAGTGTGAAGGCTGTGCCCCAGCCCATGGAGTCTGGG GAGGTCGGTCAGCTGCTACAGCAGACAGAGGTCCTGATGCAGCAGGTGCTAGACTCGCCACGACTGGCATGGCTACAATGCCAGGGGGGCCGGGAGCTGACATGGCTGAAGCAAGAGGTCCCAGAGGTGACCCTGAGTCCAGATTACAG GACAGCAATGGACAAGGCTGACGAGCTATATGACCGGGTGGATGGATTGCTGCACCAACTGACCCTACAGAGCAACCAGCGAATACAGGCCCTAGAGTTGGTCCAAAcactggaggcccaggagggcggaCTGCACCAG ATTGAAGTGTGGCTGCAGCAGGTGGGCTGGCCAGCGCTGGAGGAGCCTGGGCAGCCCTCGCTGGACATGCTGCTCCAGGCCCAAGGCTCTTTTCGGGAGCTGTACGAGGTTGCCCAG GAGCAGGTCAGGCAAGGGGAGAAGTTTCTGCAGCCACTGACTGGCTGGGAGGCAGCTGAACTGGGCCCCCCTGGGGCACGCTTTCTGGCCCTGCGAGCCCAACTGACTGAATTCTCTAGGGCTTTGGCCCAGCGGTGCCAGCGGCTGGCGGATGCTGAGAGGCTGTTTCAGCTCTTCAGGGAG GCCTCAATGTGGGCTGAGGAGGGGCAGCGAGTGTTGGCAGAGCTGGAGCAGGAACGCCCAGGGGTTGTGTtgcagcagctgcagctgcactGGACCAGGCACCCTGACTTGCCTCCTGCCCACTTCCGAAAGATGTGGGCTCTGGCCACGGGGCTGGGCTCAGAGGCCATCCGCCAGGAGTGCCGCTGGGCCTGGGCACGATGCCAGGACACCTGGCTAGCCCTGGACCAAAAGCTTGAGGCTTCACTGAAGCTACCACCGGTGGGCAGCACAGCTAGCCTGTGTGTCAGCCAGGtccccactgcacctgcccatcctcccctgaggaaggcCTACAGCTTCGATCGGAATCTGGGGCAGAGTCTCAGTGAACCTGCCCGCCACCGCCACCACGCGGCCACTATTGCTGCCTGCTGCAgaccagaggctggaggaggtgcCCCGCCCCAGGCATCCCCTACTGTGCCTCCACCGGGCAGCTCTGACCCCAGGAGCCCCAACAG GCTACAGCTGGTGCTGGCAGAGATGGTGGCCACGGAGCGGGAGTATGTCCGGGCTCTAGAGTACACTATGGAGAACTATTTCCCCGAGCTGGATCGCCCTGATGTGCCCCAGGGCCTCCGTGGCCAGCGTGCCCACCTCTTTGGCAACCTGGAGAAGCTGCGGGACTTCCACTGCCACTTCTTCCTGCGTGAGCTGGAGGCTTGCACCCGGCACCCACCACGAGTGGCCTATGCCTTCCTGCGCCAT AGGGTGCAGTTTGGGATGTACGCGCTCTACAGCAAGAATAAGCCTCGCTCTGATGCCCTGATGTCCAGCTATGGGCACACCTTCTTCAAG GACAAGCAGCAAGCTCTGGGGGACCACCTGGACCTGGCTTCCTACCTGCTAAAGCCCATCCAGCGCATGGGCAAGTATGCGCTGCTGCTGCAGGAGCTGGCACGGGCCTGCGGGGGCCCCACGCAAGAGCTCAGTGCGCTGAGGGAGGCCCAGAGCCTTGTGCACTTCCAGCTGCGGCACGGAAACGACCTGCTGGCCATGGATGCCATCCAGGGCTGTGAT GTTAACCTCAAGGAACAGGGGCAGCTGGTGCGACAGGATGAGTTTGTGGTGCGCACTGGGCGCCACAAGTCCGTGCGCCGCATCTTCCTTTTTGAGGAGCTGCTGCTCTTCAGCAAGCCTCGCCATGGGCCCACAGGGGTTGACACATTTGCCTATAAGCGCTCCTTCAAG ATGGCAGACCTTGGTCTCACTGAGTGCTGTGGGGACAGCAACCTGCGCTTCGAGATCTGGTTCCGCCGCCGCAAGGCCAGGGACACCTTTGTGCTTCAGGCCTCCAGCCTGGCCATCAAGCAGGCCTGGACGGCTGACATCTCCCGCCTACTTTGGAGGCAGGCCGTCCACAACAAGG AGGTGCGCATGGCTGAGATGGTGTCCATGGGTGTGGGGAACAAGGCCTTCCGAGACATTGCCCCCAGCGAGGAAGCCATCAACGACCGCACCATCAACTGTGTCCTGAAGTGCCGAG CTCCTGAGGACTCAGAGGTCTCATCCCAGTGCCCATCAGCCAGTGGCTCCAGTGGCTCTGACAGCAGCTGTGTGTCAGGGCAGGCCCTGGGTAGGGGCCTTGAGGACTTATCCTGT GTCTGA
- the PLEKHG4 gene encoding puratrophin-1 isoform X1, giving the protein MERPLEDGDESPDSQGHATDWRFAVCSFRDAWEEEEPASQMHIKDPGPPRPPTGAAQDEGLQDSPLSRKLQLLLAADELGDPQRGKVESSSVLSEGPGPSGVESLLCPMSSHLNLAQGEGDTPGVGLVVDPGPSRVMPSGLSPGGLDSNSVGLGDPLSEKSSKLLEAAPSGSSLTKPADCLLAQDLCWELLASGMATLPGTRDVQGRAVLLLCAHSPAWLQPECSSQELIRLLLYLRSIPRPEVQALGLTVLVDARICSPSSSLFSGLSRLQEAAPGAVYQVLLVGSTLLKEVPSGLQLEQLPSQSLLTHIPTAGLPTSLGGGLPYCHRAWLDFRRRLEALLQNCQAACALLQGAIESVKAVPQPMESGEVGQLLQQTEVLMQQVLDSPRLAWLQCQGGRELTWLKQEVPEVTLSPDYRTAMDKADELYDRVDGLLHQLTLQSNQRIQALELVQTLEAQEGGLHQIEVWLQQVGWPALEEPGQPSLDMLLQAQGSFRELYEVAQEQVRQGEKFLQPLTGWEAAELGPPGARFLALRAQLTEFSRALAQRCQRLADAERLFQLFREASMWAEEGQRVLAELEQERPGVVLQQLQLHWTRHPDLPPAHFRKMWALATGLGSEAIRQECRWAWARCQDTWLALDQKLEASLKLPPVGSTASLCVSQVPTAPAHPPLRKAYSFDRNLGQSLSEPARHRHHAATIAACCRPEAGGGAPPQASPTVPPPGSSDPRSPNRLQLVLAEMVATEREYVRALEYTMENYFPELDRPDVPQGLRGQRAHLFGNLEKLRDFHCHFFLRELEACTRHPPRVAYAFLRHRVQFGMYALYSKNKPRSDALMSSYGHTFFKDKQQALGDHLDLASYLLKPIQRMGKYALLLQELARACGGPTQELSALREAQSLVHFQLRHGNDLLAMDAIQGCDVNLKEQGQLVRQDEFVVRTGRHKSVRRIFLFEELLLFSKPRHGPTGVDTFAYKRSFKMADLGLTECCGDSNLRFEIWFRRRKARDTFVLQASSLAIKQAWTADISRLLWRQAVHNKEVRMAEMVSMGVGNKAFRDIAPSEEAINDRTINCVLKCREVRSRASIAVAPLDYDSLYLGASNSLPGDPASCSVLGSLNLHLYRDPALLGLHCPRYAPNFLEEAALETEAELGGQPSLTPEDSEVSSQCPSASGSSGSDSSCVSGQALGRGLEDLSCV; this is encoded by the exons ATGGAAAGGCCCCTGGAGGATGGGGATGAGTCCCCAGACTCCCAGGGCCATGCCACCGACTGGAGATTTGCTGTGTGCAGTTTCAGGGATGCCTGGGAAGAGGAGGAACCTGCTTCCCAGATGCACATTAAGGACCCGGGTCCTCCAAGACCACCAACTGGGGCCGCCCAGGATGAGGGGCTACAGGACAGCCCCTTGTCCAGGAAGCTTCAGTTACTCCTGGCTGCAGATGAGTTGGGGGATCCCCAGAGGGGCAAAGTAGAAAGCTCCTCAGTCCTGTCAGAAGGGCCAGGTCCCTCTGGAGTGGAGAGCCTCCTATGCCCcatgtcctcccacctcaacttggCACAGGGTGAGGGTGACACCCCAGGGGTAGGGTTGGTAGTGGACCCAGGTCCAAGCAGGGTGATGCCATCTGGCTTGAGCCCTGGGGGATTGGACAGCAACTCTGTGGGCCTTGGAGACCCTTTATCAGAGAAATCATCAAAGCTGCTGGAGGCAG CCCCCAGTGGATCCAGCCTCACTAAGCCTGCTGACTGCCTCTTGGCCCAAGACCTCTGTTGGGAGCTGCTGGCCAGTGGTATGGCCACCTTGCCAG GGACTCGGGATGTCCAAGGCCGGGCAGTACTGCTTCTGTGTGCCCACAGCCCAGCCTGGCTTCAGCCTGAGTGCAGCAGCCAGGAACTCATCCGCCTCCTGCTGTACCTGCGAAGCATCCCCAG GCCCGAAGTACAGGCACTGGGACTGACAGTGCTAGTTGATGCCCGAATTTGTTCCCCAAGTTCTTCCCTCTTCTCTGGGCTCAGCCGACTACAA GAAGCAGCCCCAGGGGCCGTGTACCAGGTGCTGCTAGTGGGAAGCACGCTGCTGAAGGAAGTGCCTTCCGGGCTGCAG CTGGAGCAGTTGCCCTCTCAAAGCCTGCTGACCCACATCCCAACGGCAGGGCTGCCCACTTCACTAGGAGGAGGCCTGCCTTACTGCCACCGGGCCTGGCTGGATTTCCGGAGG CGGCTGGAAGCCCTACTGCAGAACTGCCAGGCGGCTTGTGCCCTGCTCCAGGGGGCCATCGAAAGTGTGAAGGCTGTGCCCCAGCCCATGGAGTCTGGG GAGGTCGGTCAGCTGCTACAGCAGACAGAGGTCCTGATGCAGCAGGTGCTAGACTCGCCACGACTGGCATGGCTACAATGCCAGGGGGGCCGGGAGCTGACATGGCTGAAGCAAGAGGTCCCAGAGGTGACCCTGAGTCCAGATTACAG GACAGCAATGGACAAGGCTGACGAGCTATATGACCGGGTGGATGGATTGCTGCACCAACTGACCCTACAGAGCAACCAGCGAATACAGGCCCTAGAGTTGGTCCAAAcactggaggcccaggagggcggaCTGCACCAG ATTGAAGTGTGGCTGCAGCAGGTGGGCTGGCCAGCGCTGGAGGAGCCTGGGCAGCCCTCGCTGGACATGCTGCTCCAGGCCCAAGGCTCTTTTCGGGAGCTGTACGAGGTTGCCCAG GAGCAGGTCAGGCAAGGGGAGAAGTTTCTGCAGCCACTGACTGGCTGGGAGGCAGCTGAACTGGGCCCCCCTGGGGCACGCTTTCTGGCCCTGCGAGCCCAACTGACTGAATTCTCTAGGGCTTTGGCCCAGCGGTGCCAGCGGCTGGCGGATGCTGAGAGGCTGTTTCAGCTCTTCAGGGAG GCCTCAATGTGGGCTGAGGAGGGGCAGCGAGTGTTGGCAGAGCTGGAGCAGGAACGCCCAGGGGTTGTGTtgcagcagctgcagctgcactGGACCAGGCACCCTGACTTGCCTCCTGCCCACTTCCGAAAGATGTGGGCTCTGGCCACGGGGCTGGGCTCAGAGGCCATCCGCCAGGAGTGCCGCTGGGCCTGGGCACGATGCCAGGACACCTGGCTAGCCCTGGACCAAAAGCTTGAGGCTTCACTGAAGCTACCACCGGTGGGCAGCACAGCTAGCCTGTGTGTCAGCCAGGtccccactgcacctgcccatcctcccctgaggaaggcCTACAGCTTCGATCGGAATCTGGGGCAGAGTCTCAGTGAACCTGCCCGCCACCGCCACCACGCGGCCACTATTGCTGCCTGCTGCAgaccagaggctggaggaggtgcCCCGCCCCAGGCATCCCCTACTGTGCCTCCACCGGGCAGCTCTGACCCCAGGAGCCCCAACAG GCTACAGCTGGTGCTGGCAGAGATGGTGGCCACGGAGCGGGAGTATGTCCGGGCTCTAGAGTACACTATGGAGAACTATTTCCCCGAGCTGGATCGCCCTGATGTGCCCCAGGGCCTCCGTGGCCAGCGTGCCCACCTCTTTGGCAACCTGGAGAAGCTGCGGGACTTCCACTGCCACTTCTTCCTGCGTGAGCTGGAGGCTTGCACCCGGCACCCACCACGAGTGGCCTATGCCTTCCTGCGCCAT AGGGTGCAGTTTGGGATGTACGCGCTCTACAGCAAGAATAAGCCTCGCTCTGATGCCCTGATGTCCAGCTATGGGCACACCTTCTTCAAG GACAAGCAGCAAGCTCTGGGGGACCACCTGGACCTGGCTTCCTACCTGCTAAAGCCCATCCAGCGCATGGGCAAGTATGCGCTGCTGCTGCAGGAGCTGGCACGGGCCTGCGGGGGCCCCACGCAAGAGCTCAGTGCGCTGAGGGAGGCCCAGAGCCTTGTGCACTTCCAGCTGCGGCACGGAAACGACCTGCTGGCCATGGATGCCATCCAGGGCTGTGAT GTTAACCTCAAGGAACAGGGGCAGCTGGTGCGACAGGATGAGTTTGTGGTGCGCACTGGGCGCCACAAGTCCGTGCGCCGCATCTTCCTTTTTGAGGAGCTGCTGCTCTTCAGCAAGCCTCGCCATGGGCCCACAGGGGTTGACACATTTGCCTATAAGCGCTCCTTCAAG ATGGCAGACCTTGGTCTCACTGAGTGCTGTGGGGACAGCAACCTGCGCTTCGAGATCTGGTTCCGCCGCCGCAAGGCCAGGGACACCTTTGTGCTTCAGGCCTCCAGCCTGGCCATCAAGCAGGCCTGGACGGCTGACATCTCCCGCCTACTTTGGAGGCAGGCCGTCCACAACAAGG AGGTGCGCATGGCTGAGATGGTGTCCATGGGTGTGGGGAACAAGGCCTTCCGAGACATTGCCCCCAGCGAGGAAGCCATCAACGACCGCACCATCAACTGTGTCCTGAAGTGCCGAG AAGTTCGATCTCGGGCGTCCATTGCTGTGGCCCCGTTAGACTATGACAGCCTCTACCTAGGGGCCTCGAACTCCCTTCCTGGAGACCCTGCCTCTTGCTCTGTTCTGGGGTCCCTCAACCTGCACCTGTACAGAGACCCAGCTCTTCTGGGTCTCCACTGTCCCCGGTATGCCCCCAacttcctggaggaagcagcactggagactgaggcagagctGGGCGGCCAGCCCTCTTTGA CTCCTGAGGACTCAGAGGTCTCATCCCAGTGCCCATCAGCCAGTGGCTCCAGTGGCTCTGACAGCAGCTGTGTGTCAGGGCAGGCCCTGGGTAGGGGCCTTGAGGACTTATCCTGT GTCTGA
- the PLEKHG4 gene encoding puratrophin-1 isoform X2, with protein MERPLEDGDESPDSQGHATDWRFAVCSFRDAWEEEEPASQMHIKDPGPPRPPTGAAQDEGLQDSPLSRKLQLLLAADELGDPQRGKVESSSVLSEGPGPSGVESLLCPMSSHLNLAQGEGDTPGVGLVVDPGPSRVMPSGLSPGGLDSNSVGLGDPLSEKSSKLLEAAPSGSSLTKPADCLLAQDLCWELLASGTRDVQGRAVLLLCAHSPAWLQPECSSQELIRLLLYLRSIPRPEVQALGLTVLVDARICSPSSSLFSGLSRLQEAAPGAVYQVLLVGSTLLKEVPSGLQLEQLPSQSLLTHIPTAGLPTSLGGGLPYCHRAWLDFRRRLEALLQNCQAACALLQGAIESVKAVPQPMESGEVGQLLQQTEVLMQQVLDSPRLAWLQCQGGRELTWLKQEVPEVTLSPDYRTAMDKADELYDRVDGLLHQLTLQSNQRIQALELVQTLEAQEGGLHQIEVWLQQVGWPALEEPGQPSLDMLLQAQGSFRELYEVAQEQVRQGEKFLQPLTGWEAAELGPPGARFLALRAQLTEFSRALAQRCQRLADAERLFQLFREASMWAEEGQRVLAELEQERPGVVLQQLQLHWTRHPDLPPAHFRKMWALATGLGSEAIRQECRWAWARCQDTWLALDQKLEASLKLPPVGSTASLCVSQVPTAPAHPPLRKAYSFDRNLGQSLSEPARHRHHAATIAACCRPEAGGGAPPQASPTVPPPGSSDPRSPNRLQLVLAEMVATEREYVRALEYTMENYFPELDRPDVPQGLRGQRAHLFGNLEKLRDFHCHFFLRELEACTRHPPRVAYAFLRHRVQFGMYALYSKNKPRSDALMSSYGHTFFKDKQQALGDHLDLASYLLKPIQRMGKYALLLQELARACGGPTQELSALREAQSLVHFQLRHGNDLLAMDAIQGCDVNLKEQGQLVRQDEFVVRTGRHKSVRRIFLFEELLLFSKPRHGPTGVDTFAYKRSFKMADLGLTECCGDSNLRFEIWFRRRKARDTFVLQASSLAIKQAWTADISRLLWRQAVHNKEVRMAEMVSMGVGNKAFRDIAPSEEAINDRTINCVLKCREVRSRASIAVAPLDYDSLYLGASNSLPGDPASCSVLGSLNLHLYRDPALLGLHCPRYAPNFLEEAALETEAELGGQPSLTPEDSEVSSQCPSASGSSGSDSSCVSGQALGRGLEDLSCV; from the exons ATGGAAAGGCCCCTGGAGGATGGGGATGAGTCCCCAGACTCCCAGGGCCATGCCACCGACTGGAGATTTGCTGTGTGCAGTTTCAGGGATGCCTGGGAAGAGGAGGAACCTGCTTCCCAGATGCACATTAAGGACCCGGGTCCTCCAAGACCACCAACTGGGGCCGCCCAGGATGAGGGGCTACAGGACAGCCCCTTGTCCAGGAAGCTTCAGTTACTCCTGGCTGCAGATGAGTTGGGGGATCCCCAGAGGGGCAAAGTAGAAAGCTCCTCAGTCCTGTCAGAAGGGCCAGGTCCCTCTGGAGTGGAGAGCCTCCTATGCCCcatgtcctcccacctcaacttggCACAGGGTGAGGGTGACACCCCAGGGGTAGGGTTGGTAGTGGACCCAGGTCCAAGCAGGGTGATGCCATCTGGCTTGAGCCCTGGGGGATTGGACAGCAACTCTGTGGGCCTTGGAGACCCTTTATCAGAGAAATCATCAAAGCTGCTGGAGGCAG CCCCCAGTGGATCCAGCCTCACTAAGCCTGCTGACTGCCTCTTGGCCCAAGACCTCTGTTGGGAGCTGCTGGCCAGTG GGACTCGGGATGTCCAAGGCCGGGCAGTACTGCTTCTGTGTGCCCACAGCCCAGCCTGGCTTCAGCCTGAGTGCAGCAGCCAGGAACTCATCCGCCTCCTGCTGTACCTGCGAAGCATCCCCAG GCCCGAAGTACAGGCACTGGGACTGACAGTGCTAGTTGATGCCCGAATTTGTTCCCCAAGTTCTTCCCTCTTCTCTGGGCTCAGCCGACTACAA GAAGCAGCCCCAGGGGCCGTGTACCAGGTGCTGCTAGTGGGAAGCACGCTGCTGAAGGAAGTGCCTTCCGGGCTGCAG CTGGAGCAGTTGCCCTCTCAAAGCCTGCTGACCCACATCCCAACGGCAGGGCTGCCCACTTCACTAGGAGGAGGCCTGCCTTACTGCCACCGGGCCTGGCTGGATTTCCGGAGG CGGCTGGAAGCCCTACTGCAGAACTGCCAGGCGGCTTGTGCCCTGCTCCAGGGGGCCATCGAAAGTGTGAAGGCTGTGCCCCAGCCCATGGAGTCTGGG GAGGTCGGTCAGCTGCTACAGCAGACAGAGGTCCTGATGCAGCAGGTGCTAGACTCGCCACGACTGGCATGGCTACAATGCCAGGGGGGCCGGGAGCTGACATGGCTGAAGCAAGAGGTCCCAGAGGTGACCCTGAGTCCAGATTACAG GACAGCAATGGACAAGGCTGACGAGCTATATGACCGGGTGGATGGATTGCTGCACCAACTGACCCTACAGAGCAACCAGCGAATACAGGCCCTAGAGTTGGTCCAAAcactggaggcccaggagggcggaCTGCACCAG ATTGAAGTGTGGCTGCAGCAGGTGGGCTGGCCAGCGCTGGAGGAGCCTGGGCAGCCCTCGCTGGACATGCTGCTCCAGGCCCAAGGCTCTTTTCGGGAGCTGTACGAGGTTGCCCAG GAGCAGGTCAGGCAAGGGGAGAAGTTTCTGCAGCCACTGACTGGCTGGGAGGCAGCTGAACTGGGCCCCCCTGGGGCACGCTTTCTGGCCCTGCGAGCCCAACTGACTGAATTCTCTAGGGCTTTGGCCCAGCGGTGCCAGCGGCTGGCGGATGCTGAGAGGCTGTTTCAGCTCTTCAGGGAG GCCTCAATGTGGGCTGAGGAGGGGCAGCGAGTGTTGGCAGAGCTGGAGCAGGAACGCCCAGGGGTTGTGTtgcagcagctgcagctgcactGGACCAGGCACCCTGACTTGCCTCCTGCCCACTTCCGAAAGATGTGGGCTCTGGCCACGGGGCTGGGCTCAGAGGCCATCCGCCAGGAGTGCCGCTGGGCCTGGGCACGATGCCAGGACACCTGGCTAGCCCTGGACCAAAAGCTTGAGGCTTCACTGAAGCTACCACCGGTGGGCAGCACAGCTAGCCTGTGTGTCAGCCAGGtccccactgcacctgcccatcctcccctgaggaaggcCTACAGCTTCGATCGGAATCTGGGGCAGAGTCTCAGTGAACCTGCCCGCCACCGCCACCACGCGGCCACTATTGCTGCCTGCTGCAgaccagaggctggaggaggtgcCCCGCCCCAGGCATCCCCTACTGTGCCTCCACCGGGCAGCTCTGACCCCAGGAGCCCCAACAG GCTACAGCTGGTGCTGGCAGAGATGGTGGCCACGGAGCGGGAGTATGTCCGGGCTCTAGAGTACACTATGGAGAACTATTTCCCCGAGCTGGATCGCCCTGATGTGCCCCAGGGCCTCCGTGGCCAGCGTGCCCACCTCTTTGGCAACCTGGAGAAGCTGCGGGACTTCCACTGCCACTTCTTCCTGCGTGAGCTGGAGGCTTGCACCCGGCACCCACCACGAGTGGCCTATGCCTTCCTGCGCCAT AGGGTGCAGTTTGGGATGTACGCGCTCTACAGCAAGAATAAGCCTCGCTCTGATGCCCTGATGTCCAGCTATGGGCACACCTTCTTCAAG GACAAGCAGCAAGCTCTGGGGGACCACCTGGACCTGGCTTCCTACCTGCTAAAGCCCATCCAGCGCATGGGCAAGTATGCGCTGCTGCTGCAGGAGCTGGCACGGGCCTGCGGGGGCCCCACGCAAGAGCTCAGTGCGCTGAGGGAGGCCCAGAGCCTTGTGCACTTCCAGCTGCGGCACGGAAACGACCTGCTGGCCATGGATGCCATCCAGGGCTGTGAT GTTAACCTCAAGGAACAGGGGCAGCTGGTGCGACAGGATGAGTTTGTGGTGCGCACTGGGCGCCACAAGTCCGTGCGCCGCATCTTCCTTTTTGAGGAGCTGCTGCTCTTCAGCAAGCCTCGCCATGGGCCCACAGGGGTTGACACATTTGCCTATAAGCGCTCCTTCAAG ATGGCAGACCTTGGTCTCACTGAGTGCTGTGGGGACAGCAACCTGCGCTTCGAGATCTGGTTCCGCCGCCGCAAGGCCAGGGACACCTTTGTGCTTCAGGCCTCCAGCCTGGCCATCAAGCAGGCCTGGACGGCTGACATCTCCCGCCTACTTTGGAGGCAGGCCGTCCACAACAAGG AGGTGCGCATGGCTGAGATGGTGTCCATGGGTGTGGGGAACAAGGCCTTCCGAGACATTGCCCCCAGCGAGGAAGCCATCAACGACCGCACCATCAACTGTGTCCTGAAGTGCCGAG AAGTTCGATCTCGGGCGTCCATTGCTGTGGCCCCGTTAGACTATGACAGCCTCTACCTAGGGGCCTCGAACTCCCTTCCTGGAGACCCTGCCTCTTGCTCTGTTCTGGGGTCCCTCAACCTGCACCTGTACAGAGACCCAGCTCTTCTGGGTCTCCACTGTCCCCGGTATGCCCCCAacttcctggaggaagcagcactggagactgaggcagagctGGGCGGCCAGCCCTCTTTGA CTCCTGAGGACTCAGAGGTCTCATCCCAGTGCCCATCAGCCAGTGGCTCCAGTGGCTCTGACAGCAGCTGTGTGTCAGGGCAGGCCCTGGGTAGGGGCCTTGAGGACTTATCCTGT GTCTGA